A genomic region of Pseudoalteromonas piscicida contains the following coding sequences:
- a CDS encoding IS3 family transposase (programmed frameshift) → MTKLKRATYSAAIKLETAQLVVDQGYTQEDAAKAMGVGKSTVSKWVTQLKQERNGQTPTASPMTPEQIEIRELKKQIQRIELEKDIFKKGYRSLDVRLPEQFSLIEKLNQRERYPISVLCSVFNVHRSSYKYWAIRDTTPTPEQIRLEAEVKAIHAMSGGSAGARTIAAIATNNDFELSRYRAAKLMVKLKLESCQVPQHQYKRGGNEHLEIPNLLDRQFDVVEPNTVWCGDVTYIWTGNRWAYLAVVVDLFARKVVGWAMSLSPDTSLTLKALELAYESRGKPSGLMFHSDQGSHYTSLKYRQRLWRYKITQSMSRRGNCWDNAPMERFFRSFKTEWMPKVGYENFKDAKYGVSDYINGYYNNVRPHHYNAGLAPNESEVRYQDSKTVAKIS, encoded by the exons ATGACGAAATTAAAACGCGCAACCTATTCTGCGGCAATCAAATTAGAAACAGCTCAACTTGTAGTTGACCAAGGCTACACACAAGAAGATGCAGCTAAGGCTATGGGGGTTGGTAAATCAACTGTAAGTAAGTGGGTAACTCAATTGAAGCAAGAGCGGAATGGCCAGACCCCCACAGCGTCACCAATGACACCTGAACAAATTGAAATCCGCGAACTTAAAAAGCAAATCCAACGTATTGAATTAGAAAAGGATATAT TTAAAAAAGGCTACCGCTCTCTTGATGTCCGACTCCCTGAACAATTCTCGTTAATTGAGAAATTAAATCAACGAGAGCGTTACCCAATTAGCGTGTTGTGTAGCGTATTCAATGTGCATCGCAGCAGCTATAAATATTGGGCCATACGGGATACAACGCCTACACCAGAGCAAATAAGGCTAGAAGCTGAAGTTAAAGCCATACATGCAATGAGCGGCGGTTCAGCTGGGGCACGGACAATCGCAGCAATCGCAACGAATAACGATTTTGAATTAAGCCGTTATCGCGCCGCTAAGCTAATGGTTAAACTAAAACTAGAGAGCTGCCAAGTACCACAACATCAATATAAAAGGGGTGGTAATGAGCATCTTGAAATCCCAAATTTGCTAGACAGGCAGTTTGATGTTGTTGAGCCGAATACGGTGTGGTGCGGTGATGTGACGTATATTTGGACAGGCAATCGCTGGGCCTATTTAGCGGTCGTTGTTGATTTATTTGCACGTAAAGTCGTTGGTTGGGCAATGTCGTTGTCGCCAGATACTAGCTTAACGCTAAAAGCGCTTGAACTCGCGTATGAAAGCAGAGGTAAACCAAGTGGATTGATGTTTCACTCAGACCAAGGAAGCCATTATACAAGCTTGAAGTACCGCCAACGTTTATGGCGCTATAAAATTACACAAAGTATGAGCAGGCGCGGAAATTGTTGGGATAATGCGCCAATGGAGCGATTTTTTAGAAGCTTTAAAACGGAGTGGATGCCAAAGGTTGGATACGAAAACTTTAAAGATGCTAAATATGGTGTGAGTGATTATATCAACGGATATTATAACAACGTTAGGCCTCATCATTATAATGCTGGTTTAGCGCCAAATGAATCTGAGGTTAGATACCAAGATTCTAAAACTGTGGCCAAAATTAGTTGA